One Clarias gariepinus isolate MV-2021 ecotype Netherlands chromosome 5, CGAR_prim_01v2, whole genome shotgun sequence genomic region harbors:
- the prmt2 gene encoding protein arginine N-methyltransferase 2: MSGRENARTNGSLVTEEFIALEDFSASGAEQLSFSAGDALLVHEQVSADWWWAERSGCFGYVPSTFLHRRAEDVEDAWQDEEYFSSYANLKLHLEMLSDRPRTETYRQVIVSNSASLRGKVVMDLGCGTGIISLFCGRLAKPAAVYAVEASSVAEHTEKLVTVFRSRAEDLTLPSKVDVLVSEWMGNCLLFEFMVESVLRVRDRWLKDGGTMWPSSASLSLVPCQAQDDYSQKMEFWENLYGLDFSCLQPVAQEEFFSKPKFSHQLNHDDCLSTPCDVISLDMHTLRVSDLEKLRGEFRFTIERSGTLHGFTAWFSTFFRSLDEGGSTLELNTGPHAESTHWKQTLFMLDRPIRVEEGDCVGGAITLQRNPIWRRHMSITIEWSTKRKNDTAFSEKMSKRFPMWR; encoded by the exons ATGAGTGGACGTGAGAACGCGCGCACTAACGGTAGTCTTGTTACAGAGGAGTTTATAGCGTTAGAGGATTTTAGCGCTTCAGGAGCGGAGCAG TTGAGTTTCTCGGCCGGAGACGCACTTCTGGTCCATGAGCAGGTCTCCGCGGACTGGTGGTGGGCCGAGCGCAGCGGCTGCTTTGGCTATGTTCCCTCGACTTTCCTTCACCGCCGGGCCGAGGACGTGGAAGACGCCTGGCAGGACGAGGAGTATTTCAGCAGCTATGCAAATCTG AAACTTCACCTGGAGATGCTCTCTGACCGGCCGCGTACCGAAACCTACAGACAGGTCATCGTGAGCAACAGCGCCTCCCTGAGGGGGAAAGTAGTGATGGATTTAGGATGCGGTACCGGCATCATCAGCCTCTTCTGTGGCcgtttggccaaacctgcagct GTGTACGCTGTGGAGGCGAGCTCGGTGGCTGAACACACTGAGAAACTGGTGACTGTGTTTCGCTCCAGAGCTGAAGATCTGACGCTTCCGTCCAAGGTGGACGTTCTGGTCTCAGAGTGGATGGGGAACTGCCTACTG TTTGAGTTCATGGTGGAGTCTGTGCTCCGGGTGCGGGACCGCTGGCTGAAGGACGGAGGCACGATGTGGCCGTCCTCCGCCTCCCTGAGCCTCGTCCCCTGTCAGGCCCAGGATGACTACAGCCAGAAAATGGAATTCTGGGAAAATCTCTACGGCCTGGACTTCAGCTGTCTGCA gccTGTTGCACAGGAGGAGTTCTTCTCCAAGCCAAAATTCAGCCATCAGCTTAACCATGATGACTGTCTCTCCACCCCGTGTGATGTAATCTCCCTGGACATGCACACGCTCAGGGTGTCGGATCTCGAG aagCTGAGAGGAGAGTTCAGATTCACTATTGAAAGATCTGGAACACTACATGGCTTCACCGCCTGGTTCAGCACCTTTTTCCGTAGTTTAGACGAAGGAGGATCAACGCTGGAGCTCAACACCGGACCGCACGCCGA GTCGACTCACTGGAAGCAGACTCTGTTCATGTTGGACAGACCAATCAGAGTTGAGGAAGGTGACTGTGTGGGCGGGGCCATCACgctacaaagaaatcccatttgGAGGCGGCACATGTCAATCACTATAGAGTGGAGTACGAAGAGGAAAAACGATACGGCTTTCTCTGAG aaaatgtcAAAGCGTTTCCCGATGTGGAGGTGA
- the LOC128524418 gene encoding zinc finger protein 454, whose product MAVHVGERPFKCADCGRCFGRGSHLETHRRLHTGEKPFKCSACGKSFTQKSGLIVHVRKHTGERPYKCDKCSEAFRTAAHLLSHQAVEAGEGRHACATCRESFRTVAALRQHEKLHRETHDAVTLTCSVCCGAFACTSELQSELHDTEFVFHCRVCNVIFTDMATFENHCEKHQREESVQRVEEDELEEDEEEEEEEVRKRKNNARDPPFRPHVATSATRYTSEVSTRSKTRTRSSAEGGN is encoded by the coding sequence ATGGCTGTCCATGTGGGTGAAAGGCCCTTCAAGTGCGCGGATTGTGGCAGGTGTTTTGGGCGTGGGTCGCACCTGGAGACCCATCGGCGGCTCCACACGGGCGAGAAGCCCTTCAAGTGCAGCGCATGTGGCAAGTCATTCACGCAGAAGTCCGGTCTCATCGTGCACGTCAGGAAGCACACCGGCGAGAGGCCGTATAAATGTGACAAGTGCAGCGAGGCGTTCCGCACCGCCGCTCACCTCCTCTCCCATCAGGCCGTCGAGGCTGGAGAGGGCCGACACGCCTGCGCCACGTGCCGTGAAAGCTTCAGGACTGTTGCAGCGCTCAGGCAGCATGAGAAGCTTCACAGAGAGACACATGATGCAGTCACACTCACATGCAGCGTTTGCTGTGGTGCTTTCGCTTGCACTTCTGAATTGCAAAGCGAGCTCCATGACACCGAGTTCGTGTTTCACTGCAGGGTCTGCAACGTCATTTTCACAGACATGGCCACCTTCGAGAATCACTGCGAGAAGCATCAGAGAGAGGAAAGTGTTCAGAGAGTTGAGGAAGACGAGCTGGAGGAagatgaggaagaagaagaggaagaggtgagaaaaaggaagaacaaCGCTCGTGATCCCCCGTTTCGGCCGCACGTGGCAACTTCGGCGACGCGCTACACATCTGAGGTCAGCACTCGGTCGAAAACCAGAACCAGGAGTAGCGCAGAGGGAGGAAACTGA